CCGAGACGCTCTTTACGCCGCTGTTCGCCGTCGCCCGCATGGCCGGCTGGTCGGCACACCGCATGGAAGAGCTCTTCTGCGCGCATCGCATCATCCGCCCGGCATACCGTCCGGTGATCGAGCCGCTGGAGTACAAACCGCTCGCCGACCGCTAGGACGCGAACCGTTATAGAACTCAAGCGTGGCCAGGGCATCGCCGCCCTCGGCCACGCTTTTTATGCCAGCAGAAAGGGCTGCATCAAATGATTGTGTTTTCCGATATGGACGGAACGCTGCTGACGAGCGATAAGCAAATGAGCGATGCCACCTGGTCGATGCTCGACGAACTCGCTCGACGCGGAATTGAATTTGTGCCCTGCACGGGACGTCCGCTGTCGGGCATCTTTGAGCCCATCCTCGCCCATCCCGCCGTGCACTATGCCGTCTGCGCCAATGGCGCCAGCGTCTGGCAGCTCGACGACGATGTGTCCAACGATGCCTCGCGCGCCACGCGCATTTTGAGTCGTCCGCTCGATCGCGGCATTGCCCATCGCGTCCGTCGCATCGCCGCCGGCCACGATGTGACCTTCGATATCTTCGCGGATGGGCAGTGCTTCCTCCCCCGCTCGCTCTACACGCGCCTGGACGAATTCTGCGGCGGCGACCCCCACATCGCGGCTTCGCTCAAGCGCACACGAACACCGATCGACATGGATATCGACAGCAAGATCGACGGGGTCGAGACGCTCGAACGCATCGCCATGTACTGGCACGACCCGGCCGATCGCGACGCCATCGCGGCTGAGCTCGACACGCTCGGAGGCATTGAGGTCACGCGTTCTTATGCCATGAATATCGAGGTCATGGGTGAGGGTGCCACCAAGGGAACGGCCCTCACGTGGCTATGCGAGCACCTGGGCGAGCGTCTCGCCGACGCTTGGGCGTTCGGCGACAACATCAACGACATCCCCATGCTGCAGGCAGCGGGCCACGGCATGGCCATGATCAGCGCCGAGCCCGAGGACCGCGACGCCGCCGACGCCGTCACCGAATACGACAACGACCACGACGGCGTCGCCCGCACCATCATGGCCGCCCTCGCCTAGTCATGGGTCAGTCATTGGGGACGTTCTTAAACGACTAGTCACTGGGGACACTCTTCGCAAAAAGCTGCAAGGACTGTCCCCCACTGTCGGCAGAAAAGGAACGTCCCCATCTGCCGGATTAGGAGAGACTCTCCAGCACGCGACGGAGCTCCTGCTGGACGGCGTGGTCGCGGTTACAACCCACCACGCGATCGGCCACCGCCTTGAGCGCGGGGCGCGCGTTTTCCATCGCGCAGCCCGTGCCGACGAAGCGAATGATCTCGTAGTCGTTCATCGAGTCGCCAAACGCCATGACCTCGTCGCGTCCAATGCCGTAATGCTCCGCGAGCTGCGCGATACCCGAGGCCTTCGACACACCAGGCTGCATGGCATCGATCCACGCGTTGCCCGAAGGCGCAAAAGTAAAGAGCTGACCAAGTTCGCGCTGTAGCACGTACGCACTGTCCATAACCGCACTGTCGTCGCAAAAGATACTCGCTTTGATGATATTTACGCTGGGATCGGGCAGCTCCCAAATGCGCTCGGCATTGGGAAGGTCCTTATCGACCTCGCGCACGAACTTGCACTCATCATCGAGCAAAAAGGACTTGGTTCGGTCAAAGAGCGCAAGATGCAGATTGGGAAACGTCGCGACGGCCTGGGCGAGCTTTCGAATCGCCAGGTGCGAATACACCTCGCGGTCTACCATTTTGCCGTCGGCAAAGACCTGGGCACCGTTAGCTGCGACAAAGTCCATCTTGTCGCGAACGGGCGCAAAGAACTCGCACAGGCGATCGTAGCGGCGACCTGACGATGCGGCAAAATGCACGCCATGCTCGCGTAGTGCCAGAATCAGTTCGTAGGTCTCAGGCGGCACCTGGCCATTTTCGTCAAGCAGCGTGCCGTCCATATCGGATGCAATCAGTTTAAACATAGAAAAGCTCCCTTCGGGCTTGTTGGAATCGAACGCGTATCCGATTCCAACGTACCCAAAGGGAGCTCAAATAAGACTCCGCGGGCGTAAACGTTACAAGGACCTGGCAAATAGCTCACACATGCCAGAGGTCCTACGGTCGCGGCGTCAGGCAGCCCGCCAAAGAGTGTCCCCGATGACTAGTCGTTTAAGAACGTCCCCGATGACTAGTCGGCGTAGGTGAAGGTTGTGACGTCGAACATGCCCTCGGGGCGGATGCGGAGCGTCGGGATGACCGGCAGGGGCAGGAAAATGATGCCCATGATGGGGTCGAGCGGCGGCTCAATACCCATGGCGCGCGCCTTGACCATAAAGTCATCGTGCTGCGCGGCAACGTCCTCGGCCGTACCCTCGCTCATAAGGCCACCGAGCGCCAGCGGAATGCGCGCCACGACCTCGCCGTTGCGCACCAGCACGTGACCGCCCTGGCCCACGGCCTCGACAGCAGCCATCATATCGGCGGCGTTGTCGCCCACCACGCACACGTTGTGCGAGTCATGGCCGATCGTGGAGGCGATAGCGCCGCCCGTGATGGTAAAGCCGCGCACCCAGCCGCGACCGATGTGCTTGCCAACAAGACCCAGGCCCGCAGGACCATCGCCGTCGGCGCCCTCGGCCTGCAGTGACACGCCGCGGCCGTGGCGCTCAATCAGCATAATGCGGCGCAGGCCCTCGGCGTTCTCGGGGCGAGCCATACCCGTGATGGCCTTACCCGGCACCACGTCGATCACGGCCTCGCCCGGCTTAAAGGCATAGTCGAACACGTCGAGCGAAAGCTTCGGCAGCTTAACGGAAGCACGCAGCTCATC
The DNA window shown above is from Collinsella aerofaciens and carries:
- a CDS encoding Cof-type HAD-IIB family hydrolase; amino-acid sequence: MIVFSDMDGTLLTSDKQMSDATWSMLDELARRGIEFVPCTGRPLSGIFEPILAHPAVHYAVCANGASVWQLDDDVSNDASRATRILSRPLDRGIAHRVRRIAAGHDVTFDIFADGQCFLPRSLYTRLDEFCGGDPHIAASLKRTRTPIDMDIDSKIDGVETLERIAMYWHDPADRDAIAAELDTLGGIEVTRSYAMNIEVMGEGATKGTALTWLCEHLGERLADAWAFGDNINDIPMLQAAGHGMAMISAEPEDRDAADAVTEYDNDHDGVARTIMAALA
- a CDS encoding Cof-type HAD-IIB family hydrolase, which produces MFKLIASDMDGTLLDENGQVPPETYELILALREHGVHFAASSGRRYDRLCEFFAPVRDKMDFVAANGAQVFADGKMVDREVYSHLAIRKLAQAVATFPNLHLALFDRTKSFLLDDECKFVREVDKDLPNAERIWELPDPSVNIIKASIFCDDSAVMDSAYVLQRELGQLFTFAPSGNAWIDAMQPGVSKASGIAQLAEHYGIGRDEVMAFGDSMNDYEIIRFVGTGCAMENARPALKAVADRVVGCNRDHAVQQELRRVLESLS